From Luteococcus japonicus, one genomic window encodes:
- a CDS encoding RecQ family ATP-dependent DNA helicase: MTSNLPPLPDEAPVDPWDELSPPPDDEWLPPEDLTQAAPVRRVREPERIAGDSVAEQALTVLRRLVGREDATFHDGQLEAVLALVEQRQRALVVQRTGWGKSAVYFVATALRRAQGAGPTVIVSPLLALMRDQIAAAERAGVKAVTMNSANATDWAEVSGALARDEVDVLLISPERLNNPSFRAEQLPDLAARCGLLVVDEAHCISDWGHDFRPDYRRIKDLLTELPADTPVLATTATANSRVVADVAEQLGAGGYEVLTIRGPLARESLRLGVLKLPHAETQLAWLSAHLGDFDGSGIIYTLTVSAAEDVARALTDAGYAVKAYTGRTDVAEREQLENALRGNELKALVATSALGMGFDKPDLGFVIHLGAPSSPVAYYQHVGRAGRGAINADVLLLPSAQDRDIWHYFATSSMPDEQQAATVIDALAAAGKPLSTAALETIVDVRRTRLELLLKVLDVDGAVQRVKGGWTATGRPWTYDAERYARVAEARQREQQLMLDYQKGDRCRMAFLTSSLDDPEAADCGRCDVCAGQWYDESLPEAAVVAARSALDRPGVLLEPRGMWPTGMDRLGVPLKGKIKTGPQNGRVLARLTDLGTGQRLRTLLAQPDAPVPDDVLKACIPVLRDWDWAERPVAVAHIPSRSHPELVSSLASGLARLGRMTDLGALALAEGGPTGEHGGNSAFRLAGVWGRIVVDEHLSRQLAGINGPVLLVDDLVDSRWTMTVAAVALREAGASAVLPFALALQA; this comes from the coding sequence ATGACCTCGAACCTGCCCCCGCTGCCCGACGAGGCACCCGTCGACCCGTGGGACGAGCTGTCCCCGCCGCCCGACGACGAGTGGTTGCCGCCCGAGGACCTGACGCAGGCCGCCCCGGTGCGTCGCGTGCGTGAGCCGGAACGGATTGCGGGGGATTCGGTGGCCGAGCAGGCCCTGACCGTCCTGCGACGTCTGGTGGGGCGTGAGGACGCCACCTTCCACGACGGGCAGCTGGAGGCCGTGCTGGCGCTGGTGGAGCAGCGGCAACGTGCTCTGGTGGTGCAGCGCACCGGCTGGGGCAAGTCGGCGGTCTACTTCGTGGCCACCGCACTGCGGCGGGCCCAGGGCGCTGGCCCGACGGTGATCGTCTCCCCGCTGCTGGCCCTGATGCGGGACCAGATCGCCGCCGCGGAGCGCGCCGGGGTGAAGGCCGTCACCATGAACTCCGCCAATGCGACGGACTGGGCCGAGGTCTCCGGGGCGCTGGCTCGCGACGAGGTGGACGTGCTGCTGATCAGCCCCGAACGGCTGAACAACCCGTCCTTCCGGGCCGAGCAGCTGCCGGATCTTGCCGCACGGTGTGGCCTGCTGGTGGTGGACGAGGCGCACTGCATCTCCGACTGGGGGCACGACTTCCGCCCGGACTACCGCCGGATCAAGGACCTGTTGACGGAGCTGCCCGCCGACACCCCGGTGCTGGCCACCACGGCCACGGCCAATTCCCGGGTGGTGGCCGACGTCGCGGAGCAACTGGGTGCCGGCGGGTATGAGGTGCTCACCATCCGTGGCCCGCTGGCGCGCGAGTCGCTGCGGCTGGGCGTGCTTAAGCTGCCGCATGCGGAGACGCAGCTCGCCTGGCTGAGTGCCCACCTGGGCGACTTCGACGGCTCCGGCATCATCTACACCCTCACCGTCTCCGCCGCCGAGGACGTGGCCCGTGCCCTGACCGACGCGGGCTATGCGGTCAAGGCCTACACCGGACGCACCGACGTCGCCGAGCGTGAGCAGCTGGAGAATGCGTTGCGCGGCAATGAGTTGAAGGCGCTGGTGGCCACCTCCGCGCTAGGCATGGGCTTCGACAAGCCTGACCTTGGCTTCGTGATCCACCTGGGCGCGCCCAGTTCACCCGTCGCCTACTACCAGCACGTGGGCCGCGCTGGCCGTGGTGCGATCAATGCCGACGTGCTGCTGCTTCCCAGCGCGCAGGACCGTGACATCTGGCACTACTTCGCCACCTCCTCGATGCCCGACGAGCAGCAGGCCGCCACCGTGATCGACGCGCTGGCCGCTGCGGGCAAGCCCTTGTCGACGGCGGCCCTGGAGACCATCGTCGACGTGCGGCGCACCCGGCTGGAACTGCTGCTGAAGGTGCTCGACGTGGACGGTGCGGTGCAGCGGGTCAAGGGTGGCTGGACCGCCACGGGGCGGCCGTGGACCTATGACGCCGAGCGTTATGCCCGGGTGGCCGAGGCCAGGCAGCGCGAGCAACAGTTGATGCTGGACTACCAGAAGGGCGACCGGTGCCGGATGGCCTTCCTGACCTCGTCCCTTGATGATCCCGAGGCCGCCGACTGCGGCAGGTGTGATGTCTGCGCCGGGCAGTGGTACGACGAGTCGTTGCCCGAGGCAGCCGTGGTGGCGGCGCGCAGCGCGCTGGACCGTCCGGGCGTCCTGCTGGAGCCCCGTGGCATGTGGCCCACCGGCATGGACCGGCTGGGAGTGCCGCTGAAGGGCAAGATCAAGACCGGGCCACAGAATGGACGGGTGCTGGCCCGGCTCACGGACCTGGGCACGGGGCAGCGGCTGCGCACCCTGCTGGCGCAGCCCGATGCGCCGGTGCCCGACGACGTGCTCAAGGCCTGCATCCCGGTGCTGCGGGACTGGGACTGGGCCGAGCGTCCGGTGGCCGTTGCGCACATCCCCTCGCGTTCGCATCCGGAGCTGGTCTCTTCGCTGGCCAGCGGACTGGCGCGGCTGGGGCGGATGACGGACCTGGGTGCGTTGGCATTGGCCGAGGGTGGCCCGACGGGGGAGCACGGTGGCAATTCCGCCTTCCGGCTGGCGGGGGTGTGGGGGCGGATCGTCGTCGACGAGCATCTGTCCCGGCAGCTGGCCGGCATCAACGGACCGGTGCTGCTGGTGGATGACCTGGTGGACTCCCGATGGACGATGACCGTCGCCGCCGTCGCTCTGC
- a CDS encoding Re/Si-specific NAD(P)(+) transhydrogenase subunit alpha: MRIGIPRESKPGENRAAATPRTVQDLIKLGYDVVVEHGAGDRSSATDAAFEAAGAQSVDAQTVWTSDIVLGVNEPDESQLSMMRPGATLISFLFPRQNEALTQRLAQQGITAMSMDMVPRTSRAQALDALSSMANISGYRAVVEASHAFGRFFTGQVTAAGKVPPAKVLVAGTGVAGLAAIGAANSMGAIVRATDVRPETAEQVESMGATFLHVKGPSQEISTDGYAKEASDDFAARAAELYAEQCMDCDIIITTAAIPGRPSPKLITREMVASMKDGSVIVDLAALGGGNCELTRPGEKYTTDNGVTIIGYTDLASRLPGQSSQLYGTNLVNALKLMTPEKDGQFVVDFDDEVVRTMTTVRNGEITFPPPPIQVSAASAAPATAAAVPAVVEAPKKPKPWWQPVVTIGIASLALIALLTVAPTSFVSLFGIFALAVVVGYYVVWNVTHALHTPLMSVTNAVSGIIVVGAITQLGSDNWAVKIISFVAVLIASINVFGGFTVTHRMLQMFRKEA; this comes from the coding sequence ATGCGAATTGGTATCCCACGAGAATCAAAGCCGGGGGAGAACCGGGCCGCCGCCACACCTAGAACCGTCCAGGACCTGATCAAGCTCGGCTACGACGTCGTCGTCGAGCACGGGGCAGGTGACCGATCCAGTGCCACTGATGCCGCCTTCGAGGCTGCAGGCGCACAGTCAGTGGATGCCCAGACGGTCTGGACCAGCGACATAGTCCTGGGTGTCAACGAGCCCGATGAGTCCCAACTGTCCATGATGCGTCCGGGCGCGACGCTGATCAGCTTCCTCTTCCCGCGCCAGAACGAGGCACTGACCCAGCGGCTCGCCCAGCAGGGCATCACCGCGATGAGCATGGACATGGTGCCGCGCACCAGCCGTGCCCAGGCCCTTGATGCGCTGAGCTCCATGGCCAACATCTCCGGCTACCGTGCCGTGGTGGAGGCCTCCCACGCCTTCGGCCGTTTCTTCACCGGCCAGGTGACCGCCGCGGGCAAGGTGCCGCCGGCCAAGGTGCTCGTCGCCGGAACCGGCGTCGCCGGTCTGGCCGCCATCGGCGCCGCCAACTCGATGGGCGCCATCGTGCGGGCCACCGACGTGCGTCCCGAGACCGCGGAGCAGGTGGAGTCCATGGGCGCCACCTTCCTGCACGTCAAGGGCCCCTCGCAGGAGATCAGCACCGACGGCTACGCCAAGGAGGCCAGCGACGACTTCGCCGCCCGCGCCGCCGAGCTGTACGCCGAGCAGTGCATGGACTGCGACATCATCATCACCACCGCGGCCATCCCCGGCCGCCCGTCGCCCAAGCTGATCACCCGCGAGATGGTGGCCAGCATGAAGGACGGTTCGGTCATCGTTGACCTGGCCGCGCTCGGCGGTGGCAACTGTGAACTGACCCGCCCCGGCGAGAAGTACACGACGGACAACGGCGTCACGATCATCGGCTACACGGACCTCGCCAGCCGGCTGCCGGGCCAGAGCTCGCAGCTCTACGGCACCAACCTGGTCAACGCGTTGAAGCTGATGACGCCCGAGAAGGACGGCCAGTTCGTGGTCGACTTCGACGACGAGGTGGTGCGCACCATGACGACGGTGCGCAATGGCGAGATCACCTTCCCGCCGCCGCCCATCCAGGTCTCCGCGGCCTCCGCAGCTCCTGCTACGGCCGCCGCGGTGCCGGCCGTCGTGGAGGCTCCCAAGAAGCCAAAGCCCTGGTGGCAGCCGGTGGTGACCATCGGCATCGCCTCCCTGGCGCTGATCGCGCTGCTGACGGTGGCGCCCACCAGCTTCGTCTCGCTGTTCGGCATCTTCGCCCTGGCCGTGGTGGTGGGCTACTACGTGGTCTGGAATGTCACCCACGCGTTGCACACCCCGCTGATGAGCGTGACCAATGCGGTCAGCGGCATCATCGTCGTCGGTGCCATCACGCAGCTGGGCAGTGACAACTGGGCCGTGAAGATCATCAGCTTCGTCGCGGTGCTGATTGCCAGCATCAACGTCTTCGGCGGCTTCACCGTCACCCACCGCATGCTCCAGATGTTCCGGAAGGAGGCCTGA
- the pntB gene encoding Re/Si-specific NAD(P)(+) transhydrogenase subunit beta — protein MLHNFVTATYIVSGLLFIMALQGLSKHETAKRGNALGVLGMVLALVATNFYMGWTDIKGDGADLGALALLLVAVVAGGAIGVRKALKVEMTGMPELIALLHSFVGAAAVLVGFNSYLDAPHSNAFHLTEVALGIFIGAVTFTGSIIAWGKLNGKIASKPLALPGRNLLNLAALVAIIVMTVWFVQAPSLVPLVLITVVSLLLGIHLVASIGGADMPVVISMLNSYSGWAAAFSGFMLNMNVLIITGALVGASGAILSYIMCKAMNRSFISVILGGFGDSTSTGPVVEGEHTEMSAAEVAAALADAKSVIIAPGYGMAVAQAQYPVAELTKAMEANGTQVRFAIHPVAGRLPGHMNVLLAEAHVSYDIVMEMDEINDDFADTDVVLVIGANDTVNPAAMEPGSPISGMPVLKVWEARKVVVFKRSMSAGYAGVQNPLFFRENTSMCFGDAKATVQSILAALPSGERTAIGG, from the coding sequence ATGTTGCACAACTTCGTCACGGCCACGTACATCGTCTCCGGCCTGCTGTTCATCATGGCGCTGCAGGGCCTGAGCAAGCACGAGACGGCCAAGCGCGGCAATGCGCTGGGTGTGCTCGGCATGGTGCTGGCCCTGGTGGCCACCAACTTCTACATGGGCTGGACCGACATCAAGGGCGACGGTGCGGACCTGGGTGCGCTGGCCCTGCTCCTGGTGGCCGTCGTGGCCGGCGGGGCCATTGGTGTGCGCAAGGCGCTGAAGGTCGAGATGACCGGCATGCCCGAGCTGATCGCCCTGCTGCACTCCTTCGTGGGTGCCGCGGCGGTGCTGGTGGGTTTCAACTCCTACCTCGACGCCCCGCACTCCAATGCCTTCCACCTCACCGAGGTGGCGCTGGGCATCTTCATCGGCGCCGTCACCTTCACCGGCTCGATCATCGCGTGGGGCAAGCTGAACGGCAAGATCGCCTCCAAGCCGCTGGCCCTGCCGGGCCGCAACCTGCTGAACCTGGCCGCCCTGGTGGCGATCATCGTGATGACGGTCTGGTTCGTGCAGGCACCGTCGCTGGTGCCGCTGGTGCTGATCACCGTCGTCTCCCTGCTGCTGGGAATCCATCTGGTGGCCTCGATCGGCGGCGCGGACATGCCCGTGGTCATCTCGATGCTGAACTCCTACTCCGGCTGGGCGGCGGCCTTCAGTGGCTTCATGCTGAACATGAATGTGCTGATCATCACCGGTGCCCTGGTGGGTGCCTCCGGCGCCATCCTGAGCTACATCATGTGCAAGGCGATGAACCGGTCCTTCATCTCGGTGATCCTGGGTGGCTTCGGTGACTCCACCTCCACCGGCCCCGTCGTGGAGGGTGAGCACACGGAGATGAGTGCCGCCGAGGTGGCGGCCGCCCTGGCCGATGCGAAGAGCGTCATCATCGCCCCCGGCTACGGCATGGCCGTCGCCCAGGCGCAGTACCCCGTCGCGGAGCTCACCAAGGCGATGGAGGCCAATGGCACCCAGGTGCGCTTCGCCATCCACCCCGTCGCGGGACGCCTGCCCGGGCACATGAATGTGCTGCTGGCAGAGGCCCACGTGTCGTACGACATCGTGATGGAGATGGACGAGATCAACGACGACTTCGCCGACACCGACGTGGTGCTGGTGATTGGCGCCAATGACACCGTCAACCCGGCCGCCATGGAGCCCGGTTCGCCGATCTCCGGCATGCCGGTGCTGAAGGTGTGGGAGGCCCGCAAGGTGGTCGTCTTCAAGCGCTCGATGAGCGCGGGTTACGCCGGCGTGCAGAACCCGCTCTTCTTCCGGGAGAACACCTCGATGTGCTTCGGCGATGCCAAGGCCACCGTGCAGTCGATCCTGGCGGCGCTGCCGTCGGGGGAGCGAACGGCGATCGGCGGCTGA
- a CDS encoding IS110 family transposase, whose protein sequence is MTIIPEPHHHVAGIDSHTETIHIAVITATGLEVDDHEFTTTTGYRKAVAWLVEHGPIAAVGIEGTSSYGIGITAALRAAGITVIEVNRTRPAERRKHGKTDRLDAYRAARCVISGEAATHPKHDSIEPLRALLVTRRSANKALQACWRQIRSLLVNAPATLRDKYRQTSRDKLIRHLAASRPDQIHDAAQALTMRALRSLARRHQFLHDELVDLEAQLDELTTTKNPGLRAMHGVGPVTAAVLLVTAGDNPARLTTPAGFAALCGTSPIPVSSGKTQRHRLSRGGDRQANWALHQIVKVRMVHDQRTRDYRDKHLDAGWTLAAVYRALKRAVAREVFRALTGNCEIPNYTDLRPARQAKKLTLTHAAQHFNVWPAHISEIELGKRRDDTLAQNYREWLQAA, encoded by the coding sequence ATGACCATCATCCCAGAGCCCCACCACCACGTCGCAGGAATCGACTCCCACACCGAGACCATCCACATCGCGGTCATCACCGCCACCGGGCTCGAGGTCGACGACCACGAGTTCACCACCACTACCGGCTACCGCAAGGCAGTGGCCTGGCTGGTCGAGCACGGACCTATTGCAGCTGTCGGCATCGAGGGCACCTCCAGCTACGGCATCGGCATCACAGCAGCACTACGAGCCGCGGGCATCACCGTCATCGAGGTCAACCGCACCCGCCCCGCCGAACGCCGCAAGCACGGCAAGACCGACCGCCTCGACGCCTACCGCGCCGCCCGCTGCGTGATCTCTGGAGAAGCGGCCACCCATCCCAAACACGACTCCATCGAGCCCCTTCGAGCCCTGCTGGTCACTCGACGCAGCGCCAACAAGGCCCTCCAAGCCTGCTGGCGCCAAATCCGCAGCCTCTTGGTCAACGCACCCGCCACGCTCCGAGACAAATACCGCCAAACCAGCCGCGACAAGCTCATCCGTCATCTCGCTGCCAGCCGCCCCGACCAGATCCATGACGCCGCCCAGGCCCTCACCATGCGAGCCCTGCGATCCCTGGCCCGACGCCACCAGTTCCTGCACGACGAACTGGTCGACCTGGAAGCCCAGCTCGACGAACTCACCACAACCAAGAACCCCGGGCTGCGCGCCATGCACGGAGTCGGGCCGGTCACTGCCGCTGTCCTGCTGGTCACGGCCGGCGACAATCCCGCCCGCCTGACCACCCCTGCCGGGTTCGCGGCGCTCTGCGGTACCAGCCCGATCCCCGTGTCCTCGGGCAAGACCCAACGCCACCGCCTCTCACGCGGCGGCGACAGGCAGGCCAACTGGGCGCTCCACCAAATCGTGAAGGTCCGCATGGTCCACGACCAACGCACCCGCGACTATCGCGACAAGCACCTCGACGCGGGCTGGACCCTCGCAGCGGTCTACCGGGCACTGAAACGCGCCGTCGCCAGAGAAGTGTTCCGCGCACTCACCGGCAACTGCGAGATCCCGAACTACACAGACCTGCGACCAGCCCGCCAGGCCAAGAAACTCACCCTCACCCACGCCGCCCAGCACTTCAACGTCTGGCCCGCCCACATCTCCGAGATCGAACTCGGCAAACGCCGAGACGACACCCTGGCCCAGAACTACCGAGAATGGCTCCAAGCCGCTTGA